One Spinacia oleracea cultivar Varoflay chromosome 4, BTI_SOV_V1, whole genome shotgun sequence DNA segment encodes these proteins:
- the LOC110778466 gene encoding uncharacterized protein produces MAIVDDDMKEDSLWSIFLNSRISNVDEETLTPEVVAWADSCLNKDADADWSSIKDALLEILSSQQEPPTNSSSVQSSIQQLAADDVLHFREDLTSMELGSVSDENEDLIYNDVGEIESIDVSEDDEDDLIFRNKWDQKKGKVRNVFRPNYSEDVKVENLDSDLNSSSKTSEVYPSSVDIFKVWDLGVSEDQDDFAKLLNKALDDNIPAQIQSSTSDSAALIDPMHVSMDDLIAGIGDLSLKQNTT; encoded by the coding sequence ATGGCCATAGTAGACGATGACATGAAGGAAGACTCACTTTGGTCTATCTTTCTGAACTCTCGAATATCCAATGTGGATGAAGAGACTCTCACTCCTGAAGTTGTAGCCTGGGCTGATTCTTGTCTGAACAAAGATGCTGATGCCGACTGGAGTTCTATTAAAGATGCCTTATTGGAGATTCTCAGTTCTCAACAAGAACCACCAACTAATTCTTCAAGTGTTCAGAGCAGTATTCAGCAACTGGCTGCTGATGATGTTCTTCACTTTAGAGAGGATCTAACAAGTATGGAATTGGGCAGTGTGTCTGATGAAAACGAAGATCTGATATATAATGATGTTGGAGAAATTGAAAGCATTGatgtttctgaagatgatgagGACGATCTTATATTCAGAAATAAATGGGATCAGAAGAAAGGAAAAGTTCGTAATGTTTTCCGCCCAAATTATTCTGAAGATGTAAAAGTGGAGAACCTTGATTCTGATTTAAACTCGAGTTCGAAAACGTCTGAGGTGTATCCTTCATCTGTAGACATTTTCAAAGTTTGGGATCTTGGGGTTTCAGAGGACCAAGATGATTTTGCCAAACTATTGAACAAGGCCCTTGATGATAATATTCCTGCACAGATTCAATCAAGTACCAGTGATTCAGCAGCATTGATTGATCCGATGCATGTGTCTATGGATGATCTCATTGCTGGAATTGGGGATCTATCTCTGAAGCAAAATACAACATGA